The Toxoplasma gondii ME49 chromosome XI, whole genome shotgun sequence region CAGATCGCAGTCCAGGTTTCGGGTGTCTTTAAAGGCGTGTTGCACAATGCAGGAAACATCCTGGTGCGTTAACGGCAGCAAAAAGAAACATTCTGTTTCACCCAATGTAGAGACGCGAGGGTAGCGATAATCCCACGATTCGTCTCAAAACAGTGCGATACCGTTTGAAAAAGGCGCACCTTCGGCAAAACCACGGCTTCCGATCTGAAAATCAAACCCTTACTAACGAGACGTGTACATTGCAGTAACAGGGCTTCGGCGCTGCAGGGAAGACTGAAGTTGGGCAACCCGCAGCAGACGAAACCATACCTAAGTTCACCCGCTAATACACCATTCCCTCGACTGTATACAAAGAACAGCAATCTGCCTGCAAAACCGGTTACAAGGGAATCGAAGAAAGGCTGCCAGCCATCAAAAAATCCCGAAAGGCAGCATCCCTCTGTGAGTCGGAAGGTGTCGAGAGGAATTGCTTGCTCGTTTCTAAATATACCGCTCAAGTTGCACCTGCACGCAAGGTGGTACGTTCCAGTCAGACAGTTGAGTCTACTGTCTTGCACATAACGCGTTGCTCCGTACTACTGGAAGACGTGAAGGCAACCTGCAATGCCTCACGGCACTAAAAAGTCAGACGCGTACAGCCCGCGCGAATTGGCCGTTTGCCTGAAATGTGCACCTTCGAACGAAACTGCAAAAGTCATGCGAAGGAACACTCCAGCGACGGGACAGCAGGACGAAGATGCACCAGCGCACCAAAAAAAAGCAGGAAAAGGACAGCAATCCACACGCGGCGGCGCGGCGCCACTCCTTTCGAAGTTGCTCGAGTTGAGTCGCATGTGCAAGCGCTTCTAAAAGCACGCGTTGCCGGGTCCTTGCGAATCTGAGGGTGAGTCGCTTTCGATCAAGGCCACCTTTCACTGCCATCAAGCGTAGCCTTTGCATGACCGAAACCTGAGCCACGTCAAGCCTTTCGTGAGGCAAAAAGACACCTTGACGACGGCGTTGTGTGTTCAGATGTTCTTTTCGTCGGCAAATGAAAACACCGTTCCCGTCCCcgacggaaaaaaagacacggGGGCTTCCTAGATTCTCCGGATTCTCCACTCTGGGTAGTTTTCGTCCCGCATGTGGACCCGATCTATCCACTCGCACTCGCGTGGGGGGATTTCTTCGACGTCTTCGAAGCCACACTTCCTGTGTTGTCTGCAGAACCAGAGGCGCGCAAGCTCCGACAGGTCGCGAATGTTCCGCTGCGGCGTGTCGAGGGGGGGGCAGTCCACCAACACAGACAGACCATCCCCTCCGCGCGCGAGGAAGGTGGCCGTCGCCACAGAGTAGACTCTGTCAGGGACGAGAGGCTCCCAGTCCCCAGTTTCGCGGTTGCGAAACTGGATTTCGTCCGCGAGGACGCGCTCACCGACGCGTGCAGAACCCtcgaaaacgaaacgcaaCCCAGACACCTGGAGAAACCGCCCCTCCAGCTGCGGCCAGCGACTCACACTGGTTTCTAGGATCGACTTGAAGAGATTCCCTGGAACAGCGATGACGTCCAGTTGGCGAGTCCCCGACAGAATCGCGTGGAGAGTCTCGGAAGTTACGACTTCCCCTTCCGCGAACACGCAGTCGGACCGGATTCCCCCCGAGTTGTACAGCGCGACGTCTACCCCGTAATACTCGCGCATGAGGTCGGCCAGCCAATTGCCGCTGTTGCACTCGCGGGTCCGAACCTCGCAGAAACGCGTCTCCAGCAGCACAGGAAACGCACCGAGCACACACCCTTGTGAGTTCCCGTACGTGGTCTGATACCTCACGAGCATCTCCATCACGCTGTCGTCGGCCTCAAACCGGTCCGCCGAGACACAAACTTTTTCACACGAAAGCCACCAACGCCCGCTGCTCCATAGCTTCGCTggctgcgtttcctctgtgtgGATTCCTTCGACGACTTCGGGCTTCGTCTGTCTCACAGGCTGCGTTCTCCCGAGACACTCACACACTCCTGCACGTTTGACAGCGTGGCTTGAATCCCCGTGCTGCCTGCACAGGCCGTCGACTTCTGCGACTCCACCTGTCGAGCCCGAGAACGCCACGGGATATCCGTTTTTTCCGTCTGCCGCCAGCGAGTCGTGGTCCGCAGAGAAGCCGGTCGCGTGCGATGTGCCTTGCTCGCGCAGGTGGAGCTTCGGAGTCAGCGTGATGGCCGAGAACTCTCGAAAGTCCGAGCCACTTTTGATCACGGCTGTGCCGTTGACCAGCTTCGTGACGTAGGCGTGGTCGTGGCCGCCAAGAATGAGGTCGATTCCATCGACTTCGCGCGCGAGCTTCTCGTCGTTGTTCCACCGCATGTGGGTCAACGCGATCACGAGGTCGCACCCGCGCCGCCTGAAAAGCGCGACCATTTCCCGTCCCGCCTCCACGAAGTCTTGGTAGACGATTTCTTCCTGGTCTGGCGCGTTCAACGTGTCGATCCAGTCTTCCTCGATCAAAGCCATGATCCCGACGACCACGCGCTGAGTCGTGCCCCATTCGAAGATGCGGTACCGCTGCGCATTCGCGAGAACCCCTCCGCCGATCTTCGACCGCGCGTTGCTCATCACCCACTTGCACTTGGTCGTTCCCGCCAAGAGCTCCAGCCACTCCCAGCCAAAATCCAAGTCGTGGTTCCCGTAGCACGACGTGTGCACGTCGAGGTAGTTGAGCAACTCAGCCATCTGCCGCCCCTTGGATGCTTCAGACAAAGGCGACGGGCTGAATATGTCGCCGCTGAAAAGCACGAGACCGTCGGGACCCCTTTTCTCGCGGAGCCCCGTGCAGAACGGcgccgcgccgccgccgAGACCCCCAGAAATGGAGAACACATTGTACACGTCGTTGAAGTGGACGATGCGAAGTTTCACCGGTTCTTGAGTGTCGCTGGGCTGATCTGCCGAAACCTCCCGCTCCCCGTTccctgtacgtacaccgcagccACTCTCCTTAGCGCGCGTGTCGTCGCCATCGCTCGCAGCTACCCCTTTGCCCACGAGCGACTGGTACGACGAATCCTTCGTGCTGAGTGGACTAACCTTGCCCAGGTCCACCTCGACCGCCTCATGGGCTCCCCCGCCTTCCCTCGCGCTACCGAAAAGACGAACGCCGTTCCCCGAGTTGCCGCACTCCCGCCAGATGCGGTCGCTCTCTGGGGGTGCTGCGCTTTCCGTGGACGCCAATGGCATGTTCCAGAAGAGAATCGAGAAAAAAATGTTTGATGGCCTGACCAACGCTCCGCGGGAAGTCCCAGGAAGCTGCGCGGCTGTTCATGCGAAatctttcgctcttctccgccgtcAAACAATAAAAACACGGGTGAAGAGAGTATAGTGATGCATGGATCTAGAGGGTCGACGCGCTTCGTGTGTCAGATTCGAACTTTCTTCCCAGAAGCAACAGCCGTTTTTATCGGACTGCGCTCCTTGGACAGAAAGACAGTTCGGCGCACGGGATTCGAAAAAGAATCGCCGACCAGAGAAATTGGAGACGTAATGGGAAATAATGTCAACACACAACACCGGGCGATTCTCGCGTCGAGGCACCGCCCAACAACTCAGAATATTGCTCTGAAAGAAACAGTGGACTCGAAGAGGTAAGCGAAAAAAGTGACGCAAAGTACCGTGCGAAGACACCCAACAATTAACAGCATTGTGAACAGTGTTTCCAAAACAGAGTGGCTCTGTACGGAAGGCGCGCACGGAAACAAAAAGAGAGTCGCGAAACAACTTATTCTTTCCTTTGCCACGAGGCagcggaaagaagacaaacggTGCACAAAGAACGACAGGACTGCACGTACACTGGCAGACGCCAGAAAAACCACAGCATCGGTGCTGTCGCACAATAATAGTTTTGCCTGTCAGACGCGGCAAGCTGCGACGACAACAGTGCGAGACGGTGATGTCTGTCcgcagaaacgaggagcaGCGCCGAAATGGGCGTCCCGCATGTTGAGAACGCAAACTTTTCGCACGAAAGGAACCAGACAACTGCCCGCtagccttttcttctgctcatGTGATCGTAAAGAACGAACTGGATGTATTCAGACGTTTCAACTTCGTGGCGCTTCGAATTGTCTCCCGGGTCTGCTTGAGGATCGACGTTTATCACTTTCCGGTCTCGCTTGTGCTTGAAGAGGAGGCCCTGTCGCTGGTCGGGAATAACTTGGAAATGCGCACTGTCATTGATACAGCAAAAGGTCGAGTCCAAGACGCAGTACGATAAGTCCGACGGTTTCGGCAGTAGTCTACGCAGCAAACACCCAGAGAACGCGTGGCCAGTGTCACATggtgagagaaaaggaaattcACATCCAACACTTTAGCTTTCCGCGTCCAAGGAACCCGGGAATCGTCCAACCAGCAGCAGTGACTTGCGGAGATATGGGCACACGCAAATGGAACTGGTGCGGCCGGCGCGGCCATGCAGCAGACCGAACAGCGGGGAGAAAGCGTTTCGCGAGCTTGTGTAAAAACGGACAGGAGGAGGAAAGTGCCGAATCTGCGACCGGTCCTCTCAATGGACGACGACGACTAACATTGCCAGAAGGAAATCTGCAAATacttgcgcatgcagggggACGGGGTAGAGCAGGTTGGTAGCTTGTCGGGCCACCGACCCTAGGGGGTCTCGCAAGAAGTACTCGCGGCGGCGACACAAACAAGGTAAATGTACATACTTCTAGAAAAAAATGCGAAACATACATGCCTTTTCCCAGAGAAGACTCCCCTGTGGCTTAGTAAGGCAGAAACCGCCACTTCAGTGCCAGGAGAAAAACTCAACAATCGGTAACGAACAGAGGACAACCAAGTTGCAGTGGATTCAGGCACTCCGGCAGGATTAGCGTCGCATTACCGCCAGCACACGGCGTTTGTTAACACGAGGTTATGGAAAAAGGCTTGGTGAGTCCAACAACTTTCGCTGGGGGCTGCCAACATAGAAAGTGGCTGGATAAAGGACCTTTCAAGCCGTCGCGCGTCCTACCTAACCTATCGTCAATCACGGGATGGCTGCGCAGATGCACAGATACTGTCAACAGACGATGTTAACTTTTGACTGCAGTTTTAACTTTACTTCATGTGATAAGTCTTGCCTTTTTTTGCGGTCGAAGTACGGTCCGaagttttccttcttcagtcgGTCGCCGTAGTCGATGTACCCGCTTATTTCCTGGCCGCGCTTATTAACGTCTCGAATGAATATGATAGTTGAGAGTTTGCCGTTCTTCACAAGATCCTCTCTCGCGGCCAGGTGTCGGAGTACAACGCTGCCGCTCAAATCCTTGCCGCTGCTGCACAGAGGTTTCTGGGGACTGTGGTTTGTCGCGCGCCGAGCCACTTCGAGCTGCTCTTTCCCTGCGTAGAATGCTTCCCTAGACAGCACTGTTCCTGCAAGTCCAGGGGCAGCGTAGAATGTGTGTCTGAGCACTGTTCGTTCCTCAGTGGGGACGAGAGGATTAAAGAGAGGTGGCTGCAGCAAACGCGGGATTTGATTGCTAGTGTCTTTGTGGGGGCAAGGATATTCACAACAAAAACAATGTCAGGACTGCAACCGCCCTGCTTCTTGAGGCAGCCAGTCACAGCGTTCTCTCAATGCTGCGAAGCAACTTTGTGTGAGTATTCACAAAAGAGGCACGGAGAATTGCTTCGCTGAGAGCAGAGTTGTGCATCAGAACAGGGACTCACATGCCGGTTAAAGCTtgtgtatgtataaatatcCACGTCTGCATTCCTACTCTACATGTGGTGTGCAACTATATCGCGATACAACCAATATATCGAGATGCAGATGCATAAAAATGTTTCCTCCGTAGACGTTCTGTAGTGTGGTTTCGCAGTGAAAAGGTTTTCAGGCTCGGGTGCCGGTACCTCGCAAAGAGCCTATCTCGACAAGTTGACGTGCCAGCTGTTCCTGAAAAGTGGCAGACGCAGCTCATGAAAGAGGTTCTTTCATTTTTTCACACGTGGCACACCTTTTAAACAGAACTACGGATTTTAAATATACAGCGACACTCTAGTGCGTATACCTCTGTTAAGGAATAATCCTTCTGCAAGATGGAAGCGTTCCTTCAGTCCGAGCTGGTAAAAGTGGATACAAGCGAATGGAGAAGCGTTCAGCTTTGAGCTTTACTGAACAAGGAATTTCATGGGGAAATGGCATTCTCTCGTCATCCCTACATATTATACGTATTTGTACGGCTTTGACTCGAATGAATCGTTGCTTTATGGATTTCGCCGGCAATAGCCTAAAACCAGGATTCCGTGCTGTCTGAGACTACCCACCTTGATGTTCAAGGCTGTTTTTGTGCCAGAAAGATTGGTTCCTATGAGTCTTGTTTGTACTAGCAAGCGCTCATCGCGTTCACATTCCAtctgtcctctctttctATCCGCTTCAGCGCTGAGGCAGATTTGCCATTCCACTTTCCGTTCCCAGCTGCCACCAAACCTGGGCAACTCAGCTGGTTTGGTTTTGATCACTGCAACTTGTGATTTGTCAGCCAAGTGAGGCCCTACGAATGGAACGACGCGGTCTTACTTCTTCCAGATAAAACCGATCCGTGTCGGTGATGTGCGAGTCCAGGTAATCTTCGTATGTTTCAAACTTCAtcagcgtctcctccatCATGTTTCGTCACCAATGGTTCTGTGAAGAATTCTAACGCAAGCGCCCGAAAGAGTCCGTCGGAAAATGATGTACCCTTTCGAGTACCTATTTCATTCGGACTGCTTCTGAACTGTCACGTCTCGAGGTTTTCACTAAGCCAGAGTATGACTCTCAGAAAGTTATACTTACTCGGCCACGCCACATACAAAGAATCCCATAGGTATTTAACGTTTGCTGTGAGTCGCAGCAGAAATGAGGCTGGAAGACTCGGTGAACCTATCAGAGTAGGAACTTCGGACGCTGCCAGTGCCTATGATCTGCCTAGTTTCAAAAGCGATGGACTACCACCGAAGATGAGATGTATACTGTTTTCCATCTAAATTCGATGGACGATGGACCTTGTTTGTGTTACGTCAGAACCCAACAAAAACTAGTCGTGATGTATTTAAGtatttcgtttttctccgcaaTGAACCTTTGCAGTGCGTGCTTTTGCCGTCCCCGATAAGCTCGTAGACTTCGGATGAGCGGGAAAGTGACAGCCCATGTTGATTGCTGTTTTCCCGCCAAGTCTATCTAGTCGTCGGTGTCGCGCTGGACACTCTCCGACTCTTCTCCCCCACGCGCGTAAACGCGCCGGGGCTGTGTGGCAAACCAAACTAGCAGTTACACTTTTAATTCATGAACCGGGGTTCTTCAAGTGCCTTTTCTCGGCCACATTTCTCGCGGCAGAAATGCCCCTTTGAACTGACGATTATAAATACCCATCACAGATCATGACCGAATGATGTGTCATTTAATGAGACTGTAGTACCTACGATGATAGCGACAAACGCCAGCCCCCTAACAAATCACAATTTGTCCGTGCTGCAGTCATCTTTCGTCATGGCGGCACAGATATTACGTATCTCATCGCGAATCAAAACGTCCAACAGCTGAATAGCAGGGTATTAATACAAAACAACTTCGCGTATTGTTGTCTTGTATCAGGATGTCGCACTAATGCGAAGTGATTACAAGCACACCTGACCAGCCTAGGGCGAACCCCTCGACTTTCAGCAATGTCAAGGACTTAGTTGACGGTCATACTTAAAATATGCGCAGCTTGCAGGAAAACGCCCGGCATTCTGTTATTTTACAGCAGGTGGGACCTTTTGCAGGAAGTTCCTCCCAAAGGAGACTTTTGTGCTGAACACAACCCAAGAAATTCCGCCTCGGCCTGGGTACCCGTAGCCACCAGCGGAATCGAGGGCAGCAGCGTATCACACACGGTGAAACGTTTTCGGAATCAAAGTAGCAGCAAAATCAACACCTCCCACAGAACACCAGCCAAACACTGACAAACACAAAGTGAAACATTATCCGGTAGAGAAGACTTTACAGAACCCGCACAGCGATTCGATTACTACCAGATTTAGTTCTCCAATCATAAGCGAAATACTGGGAACGGGCATGTTTCCGCAAAACAAATTGCTATCATTGCTCCTGTAACTGTAGCGTTGCTTGGTTCGAGTAAATTCGAGGTTTCTGCCCCGCGACAGATCGTCTCGACTCGATGCAAGCAACTCTCTTATTTGCCAGTATTGGTCCTAGGGGAACCAAATGCCAGGTTCACTGTCGTTATACAGAACCTGCACCTTCACGGAAGCCGCCAGTCGATCTATTTAAAACATACTACCAGGCGTTCTTGGTCAATACTGTTTTAATGGCCGTAAAAGGCTCCTGCACAAGCTGACAGGGCTGTGAATTTCTCGTGCGTGTGCAACGAAGTCTCATTAAAAGGAAACGACCAAAAGAACTACCGCGTTGCAGACTGCCGTACTGAGTCTCTGTCCGTGTCCCTCCTATTAACGTTTCGCCTCGATTTGTTGAAtcgtttctcgcgcttcACACAATTACAATCACAAAAAGGGTTTAGCACAACGAGGGCCAGCATCTGCATGGCATGTTTTACAATCGACTTTTCAAGTTCACTTTGGACacaacgcagaagcagaggtgaCAATTGCTTCTGAACAAATCGTTCACAGACGGTGATAAAGGGACCTGTCGGTCTCTAGTGCGAATAAACCATCTACGAAGATCTGCGGAGCTGTAGTTCCGCTCTATCGCTACCACTGCCTCTCACCCTTTGCCAGTGACGGCACGTACACAATCCATCTCGCCGCAACTGCGGCAACCGGtattttctgttttttgtcgAGCACACGCTCTGCCGATGACTCGCAAACAAGGATCAGCGTTGCCCGGACTCCGGTGCCAGCTGTGCGATGTACATgacctatacatatatacgaCAGCGCTCAAGTATACATACACGGACACAGATACGCAGAGATACACAGAACAACTAGATGACTCCTCTGACTCCCCAGTTAGGCGTTTCGACACCATGCCCGTAAAGAACTCCGCGGTTCCTCTCCCACTCCCTGAGCGACCGGTCGGAAAAAAATTTGTCTTTCCCGGAAACAACCCTGCCTCGCTTCAAGCGTCGTCGAGCATGAAATAGTTGCCCATAAGTTTCTGCTCTTTATCCTTGACACTTTCCATTTTGTTGATGCGCGGCCGGAAATTGGTTGGGTCGCGACGGAAGGTGATTTCCAGGGACTTGAGGAAACGGTTCATGCCGCTGACGAGATTGTCGGGGGAACGAGCGACGCACTCCACGCTGAAAAGGCCCAGCATGCAAAAAAAGCCAGTTTCGttgaaaaaacgagacaatCGTCCcgtcgacagaaacgcacCGCACAAACCCACGAAGAACGGGGACGTCTGACAGCGCCTTTCGTGTCCGCGTCAACACAAAAACAACAAACCTGTTGTCTGTCGCACCGTGTGAAAGCTCCTGTGCCCAGAACTTGTCGTCCCCGGTCTGTGCCGTAAACGCTACCTCCCGACACCTTGAAGGGATGCGCCCTCCTAGGACAAACCTTGCGATGAATGCCGACGAACCCTTCCCCTCCCGCCCCCCCGCAGGTCTCTTTTCTAAAGACACGAGGTTAAACACACACCgaagttctcttctcgcctacCCTGGTTCTCCCTCGTACACGATGACGCGATCTGCCAGATAGGTCGCCATTATGAAGTCGTGTTCAACCACGAACGCCgttttctttgcatgcaagatGAATCTGAAGaccagaagaaaaacgggacGCAAGGGTGCAGTGTCAGAGTCAGCGTTTCATCGGAGAAATCCCCTTGCGTGCGCCACGTGTTTCTCAGagatgagaagaaagagactaGAGACACAGTTACAGACCGACGTCTGAACTCATATGAAACACTGCACGCTTGAACTCGAAGATTACACAAATGTGTCCAAacgcgcgaagaaagagtCAAGTCAAACCtcagagaggacagaggcgACCTGTCCCGTGTTGCCTAACGAACTTGGCCGTCTTGCGGCAGATGCAGCAACTCAACAAAAAGATCGAAGGAGAAAACCAGTGCAAGACTTTTATTCCGACATGattctgtctgtgtctgtacactAGGTTGAGAACGTGAAGAAATCGTGAATGCCGTTGTCTGTCGAGTCCCAAGTCCGTTCAGTACAACTGAGACATCTAATGTAAAAATAGAACTGCGGGACTATCTCACTTTGCCCTTGGCATCTTTACTCAAAGACTCTCTTCAAACCCATTCATAAACATCATCCTACGAGACGTCATCTTGCTGCGCCCTAAAAACCACAGCGTACTACGAAAACCACTACGCAGtctggggtgtacgtacaccccgcTAGACTCCGCGGGACTTGGGTTTGCGCCTACCGTTTGATAACGCGAGCTGCCATGATACGCTGCTCGGAATCGAGGTACGCAGACGGCTCGTCGATGAGGTAAATATCCGCAGGTTTTCCCAGAGCGACAATGAGGGCGACACGCTGCAGTTCTCCCCCTGACAAATGCTGGACTTCTTGATCCATGATCGTTTCCAACTGCAGGGGCTTCACGACGTCTGTCTGGAACTGCGGGTGGTTGAACGACTCCCTGATCTTGGCGAAAAACAAATCTCTGcatacagagagaggagacaaaagacaAGGTCTGTTTGATATggctggaaagaagagacaggcgccacaaggcgagaaggaaaagacaacATAACCACGgaaatacacacacaagcTGTATATCTACGTACGTACACACTTTTACAGCCTTGAGTATACCAATATAGAGAgcaacatatatatatatatata contains the following coding sequences:
- a CDS encoding flagellar/basal body protein (encoded by transcript TGME49_216800), whose product is MEETLMKFETYEDYLDSHITDTDRFYLEEEQLARQLVEIGSLRGTVLSREAFYAGKEQLEVARRATNHSPQKPLCSSGKDLSGSVVLRHLAAREDLVKNGKLSTIIFIRDVNKRGQEISGYIDYGDRLKKENFGPYFDRKKRLLPKPSDLSYCVLDSTFCCINDSAHFQVIPDQRQGLLFKHKRDRKVINVDPQADPGDNSKRHEVETSEYIQFVLYDHMSRRKG
- a CDS encoding 5'-nucleotidase, C-terminal domain-containing protein (encoded by transcript TGME49_216810), which codes for MPLASTESAAPPESDRIWRECGNSGNGVRLFGSAREGGGAHEAVEVDLGKVSPLSTKDSSYQSLVGKGVAASDGDDTRAKESGCGVRTGNGEREVSADQPSDTQEPVKLRIVHFNDVYNVFSISGGLGGGAAPFCTGLREKRGPDGLVLFSGDIFSPSPLSEASKGRQMAELLNYLDVHTSCYGNHDLDFGWEWLELLAGTTKCKWVMSNARSKIGGGVLANAQRYRIFEWGTTQRVVVGIMALIEEDWIDTLNAPDQEEIVYQDFVEAGREMVALFRRRGCDLVIALTHMRWNNDEKLAREVDGIDLILGGHDHAYVTKLVNGTAVIKSGSDFREFSAITLTPKLHLREQGTSHATGFSADHDSLAADGKNGYPVAFSGSTGGVAEVDGLCRQHGDSSHAVKRAGVCECLGRTQPVRQTKPEVVEGIHTEETQPAKLWSSGRWWLSCEKVCVSADRFEADDSVMEMLVRYQTTYGNSQGCVLGAFPVLLETRFCEVRTRECNSGNWLADLMREYYGVDVALYNSGGIRSDCVFAEGEVVTSETLHAILSGTRQLDVIAVPGNLFKSILETSVSRWPQLEGRFLQVSGLRFVFEGSARVGERVLADEIQFRNRETGDWEPLVPDRVYSVATATFLARGGDGLSVLVDCPPLDTPQRNIRDLSELARLWFCRQHRKCGFEDVEEIPPRECEWIDRVHMRDENYPEWRIRRI